The window AAACCATTATTTAATTGTGTTTGTCTCATCCACCTAAAATAGGCACTGAAGTGTCAGGAGCGACAAGTCCCGTCCTGTGTCACAAGGCTagatgatttctttttcccctccccccacatGGGTGGTGTGAGTCACTGCTCCTCTGTTCCTGATCCTCCTTGCCTTCTGCCTCCAGCCAGCATCCCTCCGCCTATGAAGcgcccagctgctgcctcctcaccTCCTCTGCTGTCCCACAAGAAGCCCGTGGCTGTGGTGGAGGGTCCCTCAGCACCGCAGGTACCTAATTTCTTGATTCAAAGCCAGCCTGAggcagtgctgctccctgcgTGGCAGGTGAGGAGATGGGAGAGAGCCCATCACAGGAGGACAGATCTTTGCAGGGAGCTACCTGTTTATTTTGGGTGGGAGAGGTGTCTGCGATTTTGGTGCCTTGAGGGACCCAGCTGAGAGAGTGATTTCTCTCTAGGAGTCTCTGGACTGAAATTAGTCCATGGCAGGCAAGAGGTTTGGCAGATTGGTGCCAGGTGGTTCCTTGAGCTACCCAGGGCATAAGCGCCCTCCTTCCTATGGGAGGGTAACCCTGTAGATGAGGAAAGAGCAGGAATGTGGGACTAGAGGAACAGATAagatgcctttttctttcttggccctttatttcaggttttagcAGATGTCTGGGCTGGCACATTTTCCAGAGAGAAGGGGTTCCTCTTGCTGGTCCCTGATGCCTGCGGTTTACATTAGTCCCTTCCACAGCCCTTCGGCCCTAGACAGGGGCAAGACACCTTTTGGACTGGCCCCTTCTAATTTGGGAATAGGCAGCCTGTCTGCGCCTGGGCTCGGGGACAGCTGTTCTGTGCATTGTCAGCCCCTGAGGTCAGCCCCTGAGCTGTGCCACAAACACTCAGTGTTAGGCTTTGCACCCAGAACAGCTGCTCTGGAGGAGCCatgggctggggagcagctcatGGCCCCTATCCTGAACTCCCCGTGCATTGTGTCTCAGGATGATGCCCCCTCGGACCTGTCGGAGCAGTCCCAGCGCACGACACTCAGCAGTACCTGCGCCGCCTGCCAGCAGCATGTCCATCTGGTCCAGCGTTACCTGGCCGAGGGCAAGCTCTACCACCGCCAGTGCTTTAGGTATGTCATGGCCAGGCCTGGTGGGGCGGCCACTCTCTCAGCAAACTGGAGGTCTGTGGCCAGCTGCACCCTGTCTCTTGTCTGTGTCCTTGGGCAGTATGGAGCATTAACAACAGTGCCTGAAATAATACTGGCAAGGGTCTGTTTGCGGGCCAGCCCCCTGTCCCAAAGGTCTGACTAGCCCCTTGTgtccagctctgtgctgcttacctcccctgctccctgcctcccctgctgTCTTATGCTTTCCCGCTTCACTGACTTGGGATCCCAGCACCTtgtgtttctgctgccttcATAAACCACGATGTTCTGCCTCTTTACCACCTGCCTACTcagaaccaccaccaccaccttccagTAGGGTCTAAGCCAGGACATCATCCTACAGACCTCCTTCCACCTACACTCCGCATCCTCAACTGGATATACAGGCTCCCATGCTGCCTGAGGTGGTGCTGAACTCTCAGGGGAGCATGTGGAGAGCTGCAGACTGTTACCAAACTGAGGAATGAGGGATTAGACgtcagcagctctgtggtgcaGGTCCttacctgcagcagctgtgaagtCATTTTACTTGCTTTCCCTGCTCTGAAGGTGAAGGGATGAGAGCTCTCATGTGGGCCACAGGACAAGAACTGGCAAGTGGGCAGCTGGCATCGGAGGACAGAAATGTTGAGCCATTGCGAAGTTGCAGGAGACCTCATTCGCCTGCCTAAACCAGCTGGGGATGTGTCATACAAACAACATTACAGGaggggggctgagctggggccCATCAAGCTTCCCATCTGCAACTGGGGCAAAAACAGGAGCTTTGAGGTGCAGGTGCAGCATTGTTCATGGGCCAGGAATAGTAGAGGTGCTGTGTCTGCCTTGGCACATCTCATGGCCCTTAGGACTGAGCAGCAAGATCTCTAACTTTATCCCAAGTTTGTTGCTTTCTTatgcttttcttgtctttcccccctccccccaccggTTCATGGGTGCTGTTTGGTCAGGAATGTCCTGTGGCAGCATTTTCTGTGGGTTGGCAgagataaaaccaaaacaaacctttttttccccttgcctgAACTTGCCATCTCTTCATTTCATCATACCCCTTTTCTCTAGAGCCTCTGTGTCCTCGCACTTCTGCTCTACATCTAGTGGACACCCAGAGCAGAATTCCTCACCAAAAGTAGCTGCTTGCAGTATagggcagccagctgctgcaagcACCAGGTATTCAGACAAGAAAGAACAAGCTTGGTTTTCATGGGAGTGCTTGATCAGCCCCTTGCCCTTGGCTGTCTTTCATGTAAGCTATCCACCTCTCTTCCCAGGTGGAAAAGGGCTGACTTGGTTGCCAGCGCCTGGAGGGCTTCATTAGGGAGGATTCAAAGGCTCAGTGAGGAAAGAGTGGATGATCCAAGGAGATGTGGCAGACAGCAAAGGACAGGGAAGCTATTAGCCCAGTTTCAACAGGCAAGGCAGAGTGTAAGAACAGGCCTACTGTGTCATTCCCGCGTCCTTGCAACCAAAGGCCATGACCCTGGTGGGGTTCATGGTCAGCACCAGCAAGGGTGAGCATGAGACCAGGCTAGGCTTGTATGCTGCTTCTCCTGACTGCTCTTCAAGCCTCCAGCATAGGGATTTCCTGAGTTGGAATTGGCATAGTTTTATTTAATACTCAGAGTTTGGAGGGTTTCTTATATTtctcacacacacgcacacacacacacacacaaatgtgtCTGACAGTTCTTTAACCTGCCTAGACCCTTGGCACCCGCAAGGGAGCCTGTAGCCTTCCTGTGCCAGTTCTGAACCACCTGCCCCTAATTCCAGTTGATACTCCCTGTTTCATGTCTGTGAATTGTTGATGTGGTTgatccctctcctcctcccagggCCACCACATGTGATCTTGTAGCTCTCTGTCCCGTCCCCCACCAGATGCATCTTTTCCCAGAAAACTATgggtttctgcttttccaggccTGGAAACCGTGTGATATCCCAATACCAAGTGTTGCCCTTCCACATCTATTAGATCTTTTCTGAGTTGGAGGAGGAGCACAAATGTGCACAATATTTGAGTTGTGAACTCCCCATGGGTTCATATAGTGCAATGGTGATGTTTCTctgttcctctcctttcctgaaTGGCTTCCCCAAGACTGTGCTAGGATTTATTAGCAGGGGTGGGAATCAACTCCATGGTCCTGTAAGGATCTCCCAGGTGTGTTGCGTTCCCTGAGGGGCAGGATGGCATTCCCCATCTCATGGGGCTCTCTCTTCTTATTGGCAGGTGTAAGGAATGCTCCAGCACACTGCTCCCAGGGTCATACAAGCCCGGGTCAGAGGCAGGGACCTTTGTCTGCACACAGCATCGTGGTAAACTGGCCATGAGTGGAAGGGTGGAGCGGAGGCCCAGCCCAGACCGACGGTCCCCAGAGCTGAGGACTGAAACTGGGGCTGGCAGCGTGGGTGAGGATACCCTCCCCACAGGAGCAGAGGTGGGAAAGAGTGATGGCGACTCCCTGAAGAGCGTGGCAGAGACCCATATGCCTGCAGAGGGGCTTGCtggccctgtggagaaggacaaCATGCCCAGCAAAGCAGAGACAGCGATGGCCCCTGCTCATGCAGGCAACGAGGCACCTGTCCCCCAAACTCCCCCCAGACCTCCCCTTCCCAGCAAGCCCACAGTGCTCAGCCAGGACAAAGCCAGCTCACTGGATGGACGACTCAGGGAGATGCGACCCACCCCTGCCCCAAGGAGGGCTGCGGACATGTCGGCCCTCTCCCCTCCGACCTCTCACCCAGTGCCGCGGCCCAGGTCCACTCTCCAGGGCGAGGGCAGCGAGTGTGGGCCTGCCGTCGTGAATGGTAAGAGAGCACAGTGATGGTAGGGGTTACCCTCGGTTTTCCCAGCCGCCGAGGTGGTTGGCTGCAGGTGGGATGagttttgttccttctttgcAGCCTGACACCCTTCTGCCTCTGAACAAATCTCGGGCTCAGACACTGAGCTTTGGATTGCCAGCCATCCCCCTGGTGGGGAGAGCAGCACTAGGTTTCACACCTGCCTGCTCCCTTACGTTTCTCCAGAGCTCCGCGCTAGAGCAGTTTGCAGGTGTGGGGTCAGGGGGGGCACATCAGGTCTCCAGGTGCAGCTCGtggggtgggaaaaaaaaggcaaaaggggATGTTTGGGGTTGACTGACTGCACCAATTGTGGGAGAAATGCTGTGAGGTCTTCAGAGAGTGGGAAGAGCCAGCCTCCTGCAGAAAGATGTATAAGAGGTACCTCATGTTGATTTAACTTCTTTCTTCATGTCCTTTTGGTGTTGTGACAGTCTGACCCTGTGTCTTTCTAGGTAGGGCACCTGAACCCAGCCCCCCTGTCCCAAAACCCCGAGGGAGACCCTGCTCCTCTGATCGGTACGTCCTTCTCTTCACAGATCACCTGCAAACCACATAGCAGCGTGGGGCTATAGGGACAGCTCCTCTCCCACCTCTGTCAGCCCCTGCTTTTAGGAGGATGTAGGCTATGATCAGGCCCCTTCCCTTAATGGGTGCCAGGCCAGTACAGTAAGACTGACAGTATTTGTCTGTATCTCCCAGGGTCTTTGTCTCTCAGGGTTTTTAAAGAGTGTGGGGACTTCAGGAAGGCATTTCTGTGGCACATGCAGACTGCCACGTGCCTTCTGAAATGGTCCTGCTTGTGGATGCTGAGAAGGGGACACTTGCCTGGCTTGTGGAGGGTTTGTCCTGGGAAAGGTCTGGTGCAGGGACATTGTGAGTACCTGGCTGCAACCTTTACATCTCCTGGGCTCTTACCAGGAGCCCATGGGTGCTGGTTCATTCTTGCCTGCTCTTGGGCCGGAGGTAGCATGAGCACCCAACGTTTGCAGTGGCCAAGGAGTGGGTGCGTGTGGCGAGTGATGGCCACTTTCCTCATAAGCAGTGATTCACTGAGCTGTGGTGTCATCTTGCCAAGGGCTGTGCCCCCAGAGGAGCAACGGTGGGTGCTTCCAGCTGCGGGACACTCGGGTGATAAGGTGACAAACAGTCCTCTGGAGCGTAGGAAGGGAGTGTGACCATGCGGGCAGGTATCTGATCTCGACTCCCCCTCCATCCAcagcctggggagcagagctgggtgtAGGAATGGTGTCAGGGAGGGGAGAACAGCTGTGCCCATGAAGCTCAGCCTTTACCACTGCTTAGCAGACGGAGGCTATAATATTCAGAAACTAGAACGTTGTGTCCAGCAGGCAAGTCAGGCAGGCTGTGCTTCCCTCAGGCCCGTAGGTTTGCCCACAGAGAACAAGACACTTTGTGTCTGGGGAAGACTAGGGCCACCCTTGGATGAGAAAGCTGGCTTCTGCATGGGAAACATGCTGCTCCGTCTGTCCTTTCCCCTGAGAGCTAAGTTCCTCTCCTGTGCCTCgccatcccagcctgtctctgctccctgccacctccACCGTTGCCACCCACCAACGATTTCCCGTTCTCTTTCCccagtgctggagctgctgcaagaGCCAAGGACCCACCGTGGATGGCCTTAGTGCAAGCAGAGCCCAAGAAGAAGccagctccccctccccccccgggcAGCAGCCACGAGACTCTGAGTAGGActtcagaggaggaggatggggaggaggtagGGAAAGCCAGGAGTGAGGAGAGCAGGTCTGACGCCACAGACCCCAGACCATACAACCCCtttgaggaggaggatgaggaggaagaggagagtgCTGCTGCCCAAAAGAGCACGCCTGAGCAGGAGCAGAGTGAGACTGCTGCCAAGCCTCTCCACCCCTGGTATGGCATcactcccaccagcagcccaaAGGCAAAGAAGCGGCCAGCTCCACGAGCCCCCAGTGCTTCCCCACTAGGTGAGCTTCCTCCCACTGCCTAATCTGACCTCTGCAACACCTGTGCAGCCCCTTGGAGGCTCCCCCTTCCCAGGTGCCTCAGCATCACCTTGGCAGGCCAGGCCTTAATGCAGTGATGGTTGTGCTGGAACTTGTGTTAGCCATGTCCTCTCTACCTATTGGAGCACAGCATTTACAGGCAAGACCTTTGTGCTGGAGGGTCCCTTCTGTCTTCTCTGGAGACAGAGAGACACTGATTCCTTTTGCACTCACCCCTGCCTCCAGCATATACTGCTCTCCCCTTCTTTCCTGGCTGCCCCCCTATTCCTCTCTGAGCTCTCCCTTTGCTTTGCAGCCCACCACCCCATCTCCAGGCTGTCACACTCGGAGCCATCGTCTTCTACTCCATCTCCAGCCCTCAGCCTTGAGAGCATCAACTCTGAGAGTTCAGCCAAGGTGCCGGGTGACACCGATGAGGTCTCGGTGCCCAAAAGCTCCTCTGAACCCACTGTCCACACGCCAACAGCCACCAAGACCTCTAGCACTGACACGCCACTGGCCAGTGTCTCTTCCAGTGAaagccctgctgccccagccagcctctccaccaactcctccttctcctcctccagcgAGCTGGCCAGCTTCAGTGGggaggcacagcccagcaccccacatGCCAGCAGGAGTGTTTCCACTGGCAGCTTAAAGaccagccccagccggctgccccCCAAGCCTCCTGCTGGGGCTAGCACTACAGCCGTCCTCTTGACTTCAGATGGGGATGCTGGGAGCCCCAAGACGCCTTCCTCACCCAAGCCACAGCTGAAGGTGAGATGGTGACCTTCCTCCCATCCATATCAGGGAACTTTTCTCCCCCACGTATCACTTGGTCACAGTGGACATCGCAAGTCCAGGCTTGCCCTTTAGGTCAGTTTGGTGTGTGACCCCCTGTGGCCTCAGACTTGTGCTTATTAAATGGTGGCTCTGCTTGTACTCTGTCTGCCCCATGTGCTAGAGAAGAGGCAGGATGTCATGTGGTCAGAGCACATAGGAAGAGAATcgtgaaagaaaacaattcgGTGTGTTTGTTAGAGAGAAGCTGGGCAACTGATGCCAAACAGGAGCACAGCTGGTTTTTGCCCCATGGCTAGGCTGCTGGTTGAGATCAGTGCTGTGTTCCTCCTCTAGGAAGGTGTGGGGCGAGACGCACCCTGGGGCTGTCCTGTCTGCTTAGTCCCAGCTGGTGGGATGCTAtacccttcccttccctttgctgGACCCTCACATACCTCCTTTTGTTCCCCCCTCTGCAGTCTTCCTGCAAAGAGAACCCCTTCAACCGGAAGCCATcacctgctgcctccccctctGCAAAGAAACCTCCCAAGGGCTCCAAGCCAGTTCGTCCTCCTGCACCGGGTCATGGCTTCCCACTGATCAAACGCAAGGTAGAAGGACCCTCGGGAGCAGATGGGAAAAAGCCAGTTCTGTACTACCCCCAGGGCCGTAGCTGTATACATGCTCCCGGTGGATGCATGTGTGGGTAGGGGTTACTGcaggtggctgtggctggggaggATCGTGTTTAGGCTAGACCCCACTGACGGCAGCACCGTGATCTCCCTTTGCTTCAGAGCTGGGTGGGGATTTCAGATCCACACTTAGGTGGAGTGTTCTGTTGTCTCTCCACCCCCATTAGTGTTGACCAGCCTTTGGATTACTCCTGGGAACTGTATGGTTGATGGTAATGCAAGTCTCATGGTTTGGCAGGTGCAGACAGATCAGTACATTCCTGAGGAAGACATCTATGGGGAGATGGATGCCATTGAGCACCAGCTGGACCAGCTGGAGCACCGTGGGGTGGCCTTGGAGGAAAAACTTCGCAGTGCTGAGAATGGTATGTGaggcaggctggctgtgggTGTGGGGCAGAACAGACCCTAGGGCTGCCCAGTGTCCAGCCAAGGAGATAGCAGTGACTTCCTCCCTGCTGATGCTGGGGTTGGAAGAGCAcaaggggctgtgctgggctccaAGAATGATCACAGCCATACCATGGACTTGGAGATGGAAACAGGTGGGAGAAGAGATAAGGTCTCTCTGGGGCTCAGAAACAGGCTGAGATCAGGTTGGCTCTAGCCCAGTGCTCCTCTCCTGACTTGAcagagcccagcctgctgcagggtggtgggatcctgcagggctgggggtggctcTAATTTGTCCCTTTGCCTGGCAGACAGCCCCGAGGACAGCCTGCTGGTGGACTGGTTCAAACTCATCCATGAGAAGCATGTGCTAGTGCGCCATGAATCGGAGCTTATCTACATGTAAGTACGTGCAAGCATGTGGGAGGCACTGATGCTCTTACAGGGAGCCCTGTCTCAGCCCTCCTGAAACTGTGCTTTCAGGGGAGTGCCTGACATGGCCTCCTGAcctggagaagggagggaaagagggcAAGCAGACAAATCTATCAAAACACACTCAGAACGGACTCAATGCAAGTCACCAGAGTCCCTGCAATGTCTCCTCCAGGAGGGCCTtgagcagccagggctggtcCCTGCTGGTACTTGGTTCCCTGGCTGTAGAGGATAATATCAGCATGCTGGTGGTTCTTTCCAAGCTCACCCCGTACCTTAGGATGATGTTCCACATCTCTGGAGACTTGCAGTGGTTCTTGACGGTGCCCTCTTCCCTTGCAGCTTCAAGCAACAGAACCTGGAGCAGCGGCAGTCAGATGTGGAGTATGAACTGCGTTGCCTCCTCAACAAGCCAGGTAAAGCATCACGCTGGGTAGCTACCTCCGTTTTTCACCGGGGAATCATCTACCCCTGGCCTAGGTGGGACTCATTTGAAGAGAAACAGATCTTTAGGGATGTCAGTGCAATCAGCTGGCTCTAGAGATGCTGTCCTGCCCCATCTCATTGCATTCCCCAGCCTTGTGTGGTGACATGCTGCTTTTGTCCCCATGGGATGCCACGTACAGGGCTCTCCCTCCACAGCACCAccagcccagctggccctgcaATATGGTAGGGTGGCAGGGGATTGTGTCTGCCCCAAAGCTGAGTTTCAGAGCTCCTTCAGCCATTTAATTGCCTGTCCTTCCTCGGCATTTGGCTGGGTAGAGAAGGACTGGACCGATGAGGACCgagggagggagaaggtgcTGATGCAAGAGCTGGTGACCATCATTGAGCAGAGGAACGCCATTGTGAACTGCCTGGACGAGGACCGGCAGAGGTGAGTAAGGAGTGGGGTGGGCtaggggagaggggaaaagcgGAAAAGTGTAGCCTGCCTGACTCAGCACCACATGAGTGGCTTTGTGGGGGTGTCCCAAGATGTCCCTGTTGCTGATGTCTTTCCCAGGCTTCCCAGTCCTTGTCTCTTTGAATGCTTTGTGTGGGAAAAGACAGGGCCGTACATGCAGCATGTGGGATTTAATCTGCTGGTAGCAAATGCTCACAACACAGTGATGGATCTGCCCCTCTGTGGCTTATAAGTAGGAGGTTCTTTAGCCTTAAACAATGCAGCAGCTGTTTTCAGGGCTGAATTGCTGATCTCTTTCccattctttctttcagagaagaggaggaggataaAATGTTGGAAGCCATGATTAAAAGGAAAGGTAAGAAACAATTGGGAAGATTTTTGGAGTGATGTTCTCACTGCTGACCCCAGCAAGGTGCAGCATTCATGAAATTGTGTGCAGAAGGAGAGATGTAATCTGTTCTGTGTAGACTCTGGAGCCTTTGTTGTAGGATTGTTAAAGTTTGGGGCACAGTTGTGCTGTGCACCCCTGTTAGAAAGAAGTGTGCATACAGTGAAGGGCTTTGATTCATAGCTCTCACCCTTGCCCCTGCTGTTGTGTGAGTGTGTGTACAACCATCCACGTCCCACAGTAACAACCTCCCTTTGCAACCCCAGAATTTCACAAGGAGACGGAGactgaaagcaagaagaaaggcAAATTCAAGCCCATGAAGGTGCTTAAGCTGCTGGGCAACAAGCATGACTCCAAGAGCAAATCGCCCAAGGAGAAAAGCTAGAGCAGGGGAACACCAGCAGTGGGAGGGATGTGCTGCCTGACTGCCCTGGCCTCGCCACAGCTGGCCAGGATGCCTGCCAGGAAGGGGGGCTTGTCTCCTTCCACTCCCCTcgcctctcccccagctccctccccaggcaccagagctgctgccccagggagaTGCCAGACCTCTGCCCAGAGTGGGGGAGTCCAACAAAGCACTCCCCTTCCCGAGACTGCAGAGGAACATGACCATCCCCTCCGTGAAGCCTTGCTAACGAGGTGGGGAGTAGACagatttgcttttcagataATTACCCCATTCTGTGTTCTTGTTATTAACTGAGAAGCAAGCCAAGGAGTTTCGTGTTTGTGGGAAAACTTGCACTAACTGCCCCCCATCCCTTCTCCCGCTCTAACTGTGACAGTTCCACGTGCCTCTGATCTCCGCTAGGATGGGACTGGGTCTGCCTGTCCCTCCCTGCCTACCCGCTCTTGTCCCCTTCCTGtcccatttttaatttcaggagaAAACCCTGGCATTAGAATCAGGATTTTGGGTTTTACTGGCCTAAActaaaatgttaagaaaatacTCCCGCATCACAAGACTCTAGAGCCGTAGCCAAAAAAATAACTGGTGCCCTATTTATTTTGAGCTGTCCCCTCCCTTGAGCGCCAGGGCTTGGCGGGCTCTGCAACAGGGCTGAGAGGACCCAAAGGGGACTGCGTACAGCTGCTAGGATGTAGCTTATGCACCTTACTCAGGACATCTTACCCCCACTGCTGCTAAACACCACTGACTGCTGCCTTCAcagggagggaggaacgttCGTTTTCCAGGCAAGGGCAGAAAAACTCAAGACTTGACTCAGTGCTGGCAAGGGGCACTAAGCTTGTGCCCCTGCTCACCAGTGCCACCCTTGAGCGGCTGGGGAGGGCGGCACAGTCACAACTGACCTTCACCCAGCTTCGTCTGTGTATACTTTAAAAGTGTGCAGGGGTTGGCTGGTTATTTTTTACACCTCCTTTACTAGATTAATTCAAACCCACCCTAAAAACTTTTTAAACCCCTTATTTTATTTGTCATGTGTGTGTTCATGTGTGTACATTGGAGGAGGGAATGGGGGAGTGGTGTTCTTCCAAGcatcccttcttccttccatttttgtttcctgcctTATCCTCCAAGGTGAGGAGTTATTTATTGAATTGTTGGATCAGTCTGAATTAGTGTTTCATGGGTGTTTGGTTGGTCAGCTGTTTGTCATGCCTCCTCATCAGCAAATTAGACATAACCAGCCCCGAGCAATCTGCTGCAGTCCCTTCTAAAAACCTAACAGGCTTTAGCCAAAATGCTCTCGGAGCAGTGCCTTGCAAGGTGGCTGGCATGGTGTTTCCAGAAAGGGATTCTCATTTCCCAAAACCTGAGGGACCCAAGCCCCTCCTCAATCCCAGTGTGGCCCCCGTGGCCGGGAGGTGGCAAGCCCGGCCCTGTTCTGGTGATGCCGTCTCACTCTTGCCATACCCCAGCAGGCTGATGAGGAGCAGTGGTAGGGGAGGGGAGATCCCAAGGCACAACTCTTCTCCGAGGAAAAACAAATCCGCTTTAGAGCCTGCTGTCACGTTGCTGTTGCCAAAGGCCATCGGGATTGCTGCAGCCTGACACCCCCTTGGCCCTGTGCCTGGTCAGAAGTTTGATTTGTAAATTACACCGTACTAACTCCATGACTTCCATTCacctgaacagaaataaaagaaacattggATCTAAAAAACAATCGTGGCTTAGATTTCTGATTCCTTTGTGTACTTGCGCTGTCCTGGGGACAGGGTGTGCTGCCTAGCTTTGGGGAGTGGCTGACGAGTATTGCTAAGAAGCAGGTGATGGGATCTTAAGGAAATTGGGAGGCAGACTTTATGCTGTGATTTGTGCAGGAATAGTGGGACGTCACGCTTCAGCCGGCTGGCAGACAGAGGTGGGAGTATGTATGAAGTAAGCAAACAGCCACATCCAGGCTCTGTGGGAAGCTGATGGCTATTCTGCATACTGTGCTTTCAGGCAtcaaaaaagcacagcaagccCACAGCAAAAAGCAGCGGGCACTGGGCTGAaatcccctctccctcctcagcaCAGCTGTCCCTCAGTGTCTGCCCAGTTCAGCTGCCACCCAAGAAGTTTACTGATGCGCACGATCATGCCGACCTGCAGCAATGCCAGAGGCTTCTGTTTGTGCaaggctgtgcagctgcatcTTCCTCCATGCTGTTTGCCAGTACAGCCATTCCCAGAGTTTCGGGGACAGGAGTGGGCCACAGATGTGGGTGGCAACGTGCACATTAGCATCGTGCTGCCATGAGAAACCTGCACCTCGGGTGGATGGAAAGGAGTGATGTTTTTATTGATGGGTTGCTGTGCTCTGAGGTATTGCATAGGCATAAGGAGGCTCTGCTTTGTCATGTTTTGGTACTCGCTGCTGTGTGTTTTCCGCTCTTCAATATCATTGAGCAAGAAGGGATCCAGTGCATGGGCAGGATTTTAGAACAGCTTTCTTGTGTCACCAGTTATGCACAAACTGCTCCTGCCTTCTGGTTTTAGGCAACAGGTGGTGCTACCCTACTCCAGGCGCAGGCACAGACCAGCCCTTGAGATTCAAATG of the Falco cherrug isolate bFalChe1 chromosome 5, bFalChe1.pri, whole genome shotgun sequence genome contains:
- the MICALL1 gene encoding MICAL-like protein 1 isoform X1, which produces MSGPRGALQAWCRRQCEGYRGVEIRDLSASFRDGLAFCAILHRHRPDLLDFDSLSKDDVYGNNRLAFELAERELGIPALLDPNDMVSMKVPDCLSIMTYVSQYYNHFNNPSQASIPPPMKRPAAASSPPLLSHKKPVAVVEGPSAPQDDAPSDLSEQSQRTTLSSTCAACQQHVHLVQRYLAEGKLYHRQCFRCKECSSTLLPGSYKPGSEAGTFVCTQHRGKLAMSGRVERRPSPDRRSPELRTETGAGSVGEDTLPTGAEVGKSDGDSLKSVAETHMPAEGLAGPVEKDNMPSKAETAMAPAHAGNEAPVPQTPPRPPLPSKPTVLSQDKASSLDGRLREMRPTPAPRRAADMSALSPPTSHPVPRPRSTLQGEGSECGPAVVNGRAPEPSPPVPKPRGRPCSSDRAGAAARAKDPPWMALVQAEPKKKPAPPPPPGSSHETLSRTSEEEDGEEVGKARSEESRSDATDPRPYNPFEEEDEEEEESAAAQKSTPEQEQSETAAKPLHPWYGITPTSSPKAKKRPAPRAPSASPLAHHPISRLSHSEPSSSTPSPALSLESINSESSAKVPGDTDEVSVPKSSSEPTVHTPTATKTSSTDTPLASVSSSESPAAPASLSTNSSFSSSSELASFSGEAQPSTPHASRSVSTGSLKTSPSRLPPKPPAGASTTAVLLTSDGDAGSPKTPSSPKPQLKSSCKENPFNRKPSPAASPSAKKPPKGSKPVRPPAPGHGFPLIKRKVQTDQYIPEEDIYGEMDAIEHQLDQLEHRGVALEEKLRSAENDSPEDSLLVDWFKLIHEKHVLVRHESELIYIFKQQNLEQRQSDVEYELRCLLNKPEKDWTDEDRGREKVLMQELVTIIEQRNAIVNCLDEDRQREEEEDKMLEAMIKRKEFHKETETESKKKGKFKPMKVLKLLGNKHDSKSKSPKEKS
- the MICALL1 gene encoding MICAL-like protein 1 isoform X2, which translates into the protein MVSMKVPDCLSIMTYVSQYYNHFNNPSQASIPPPMKRPAAASSPPLLSHKKPVAVVEGPSAPQDDAPSDLSEQSQRTTLSSTCAACQQHVHLVQRYLAEGKLYHRQCFRCKECSSTLLPGSYKPGSEAGTFVCTQHRGKLAMSGRVERRPSPDRRSPELRTETGAGSVGEDTLPTGAEVGKSDGDSLKSVAETHMPAEGLAGPVEKDNMPSKAETAMAPAHAGNEAPVPQTPPRPPLPSKPTVLSQDKASSLDGRLREMRPTPAPRRAADMSALSPPTSHPVPRPRSTLQGEGSECGPAVVNGRAPEPSPPVPKPRGRPCSSDRAGAAARAKDPPWMALVQAEPKKKPAPPPPPGSSHETLSRTSEEEDGEEVGKARSEESRSDATDPRPYNPFEEEDEEEEESAAAQKSTPEQEQSETAAKPLHPWYGITPTSSPKAKKRPAPRAPSASPLAHHPISRLSHSEPSSSTPSPALSLESINSESSAKVPGDTDEVSVPKSSSEPTVHTPTATKTSSTDTPLASVSSSESPAAPASLSTNSSFSSSSELASFSGEAQPSTPHASRSVSTGSLKTSPSRLPPKPPAGASTTAVLLTSDGDAGSPKTPSSPKPQLKSSCKENPFNRKPSPAASPSAKKPPKGSKPVRPPAPGHGFPLIKRKVQTDQYIPEEDIYGEMDAIEHQLDQLEHRGVALEEKLRSAENDSPEDSLLVDWFKLIHEKHVLVRHESELIYIFKQQNLEQRQSDVEYELRCLLNKPEKDWTDEDRGREKVLMQELVTIIEQRNAIVNCLDEDRQREEEEDKMLEAMIKRKEFHKETETESKKKGKFKPMKVLKLLGNKHDSKSKSPKEKS
- the MICALL1 gene encoding MICAL-like protein 1 isoform X3; protein product: MKRPAAASSPPLLSHKKPVAVVEGPSAPQDDAPSDLSEQSQRTTLSSTCAACQQHVHLVQRYLAEGKLYHRQCFRCKECSSTLLPGSYKPGSEAGTFVCTQHRGKLAMSGRVERRPSPDRRSPELRTETGAGSVGEDTLPTGAEVGKSDGDSLKSVAETHMPAEGLAGPVEKDNMPSKAETAMAPAHAGNEAPVPQTPPRPPLPSKPTVLSQDKASSLDGRLREMRPTPAPRRAADMSALSPPTSHPVPRPRSTLQGEGSECGPAVVNGRAPEPSPPVPKPRGRPCSSDRAGAAARAKDPPWMALVQAEPKKKPAPPPPPGSSHETLSRTSEEEDGEEVGKARSEESRSDATDPRPYNPFEEEDEEEEESAAAQKSTPEQEQSETAAKPLHPWYGITPTSSPKAKKRPAPRAPSASPLAHHPISRLSHSEPSSSTPSPALSLESINSESSAKVPGDTDEVSVPKSSSEPTVHTPTATKTSSTDTPLASVSSSESPAAPASLSTNSSFSSSSELASFSGEAQPSTPHASRSVSTGSLKTSPSRLPPKPPAGASTTAVLLTSDGDAGSPKTPSSPKPQLKSSCKENPFNRKPSPAASPSAKKPPKGSKPVRPPAPGHGFPLIKRKVQTDQYIPEEDIYGEMDAIEHQLDQLEHRGVALEEKLRSAENDSPEDSLLVDWFKLIHEKHVLVRHESELIYIFKQQNLEQRQSDVEYELRCLLNKPEKDWTDEDRGREKVLMQELVTIIEQRNAIVNCLDEDRQREEEEDKMLEAMIKRKEFHKETETESKKKGKFKPMKVLKLLGNKHDSKSKSPKEKS